In the Chitinophagaceae bacterium genome, one interval contains:
- a CDS encoding TIGR00730 family Rossman fold protein, with protein MSKTEIRFLEGPQSRWKELKFTITVLYEFIKGLRALHFVGPCVTIFGSARFGEGHPDYEMARELSGKIAKLGFTIMTGGGPGIMEAANRGAREAGGRSVGCNIELPHEQKPNPYMDKWVSIRYFFIRKTLLSKYSYAFVVFPGGFGTLDEYFEAVTLIQTKKISEFPVVIMDKEFYKHIIAHIYLMKQEGTISPDDMNLFFFTDNVDEAVHYIQHNAIKKFNLRPEKPFKPFRWLFERG; from the coding sequence ATGTCGAAAACTGAGATCCGTTTTTTAGAAGGCCCCCAGAGCCGCTGGAAAGAACTGAAGTTTACCATAACTGTATTGTACGAATTCATCAAGGGCCTCCGTGCCCTTCATTTTGTAGGGCCCTGTGTAACGATCTTCGGGTCCGCACGTTTTGGAGAAGGGCATCCTGATTATGAAATGGCCCGGGAACTTTCGGGTAAGATCGCCAAGCTCGGATTTACCATCATGACCGGTGGCGGGCCCGGCATCATGGAAGCAGCCAACCGGGGCGCCCGGGAAGCAGGCGGCAGGAGCGTGGGCTGTAATATTGAACTGCCGCATGAACAGAAACCCAATCCGTACATGGATAAATGGGTCTCCATCCGTTATTTTTTTATCCGCAAGACCCTGTTATCAAAATATTCCTACGCCTTCGTGGTATTCCCCGGTGGTTTTGGCACCCTTGATGAATACTTTGAAGCCGTAACGTTGATCCAGACAAAAAAGATCAGCGAATTCCCGGTTGTTATCATGGACAAGGAATTTTACAAACACATCATTGCCCACATCTATTTAATGAAACAGGAGGGCACCATCTCCCCCGATGACATGAACCTTTTTTTCTTTACCGATAATGTTGACGAGGCCGTACATTACATTCAGCATAATGCGATCAAAAAATTCAACCTCCGCCCTGAAAAACCGTTCAAGCCCTTCCGGTGGTTGTTTGAAAGAGGCTGA
- a CDS encoding fasciclin domain-containing protein yields the protein MKSKLIATASITFLLLAASCNSGDETNAAAASSATDNTPAVGQSGVKDDLSAKNVVQVAVGSKDHTTLVTAVKAAELVDALSNAGPFTVFAPTNAAFDKLPAGTVDGLLKPEKKDGLTDILQYHVSVGVLREDILQDGQSIGQVNGGNITITRKADGIYVNGTAKIIASVPASNGIVHVIDGVLLPPPAK from the coding sequence ATGAAAAGTAAACTAATTGCAACTGCTTCCATAACATTCCTGCTTCTTGCCGCTTCCTGTAATTCGGGCGATGAAACCAATGCTGCGGCAGCATCTTCCGCTACCGACAATACTCCTGCGGTAGGACAATCGGGTGTAAAGGATGACCTGTCTGCAAAAAACGTAGTACAGGTGGCTGTTGGAAGTAAAGACCATACAACGCTTGTTACGGCTGTAAAAGCAGCTGAACTGGTGGATGCCTTGAGTAATGCAGGGCCTTTCACTGTTTTTGCACCCACCAATGCCGCCTTTGATAAATTACCTGCCGGAACCGTTGATGGCCTGTTGAAACCCGAAAAGAAAGATGGCCTCACCGATATTCTGCAGTACCACGTTTCCGTGGGCGTATTAAGAGAAGATATACTGCAGGATGGCCAATCGATCGGGCAGGTAAATGGCGGCAATATAACCATCACCCGAAAGGCGGACGGCATCTATGTGAACGGAACAGCAAAGATCATTGCATCTGTTCCTGCTTCCAATGGCATTGTACATGTAATTGATGGGGTATTATTACCCCCGCCGGCAAAATAG
- the ccoS gene encoding cbb3-type cytochrome oxidase assembly protein CcoS, whose product MSALFILIGISILVAAGFLTAFLWSVKNGQYDDDYTPSVRILFDDMKKPKSSSSTDTTLTQTK is encoded by the coding sequence TTGAGTGCACTATTCATTTTGATCGGGATAAGTATCCTGGTAGCGGCAGGTTTTTTAACTGCTTTTTTATGGAGCGTTAAAAACGGCCAGTACGATGATGATTATACCCCTTCTGTAAGGATATTGTTTGACGATATGAAAAAACCAAAATCCTCCTCATCCACTGATACAACTTTAACTCAAACCAAATAA
- a CDS encoding OsmC family protein translates to MISKTEQHQYYFEVQLNRKEGRIGTLSAKDVKGTIEVATPPEFAGGVPDKWSPEHLFLSSLCGCLMTTFLAIAEKKHLQVSDFECSSIGQVRLYEGHLEFTIIDLFPKIYVETEADIPVANETLLKTYKHCIIANSVKPLLVHHGEVLLSKQQVA, encoded by the coding sequence ATGATTTCCAAAACAGAACAGCACCAGTATTATTTTGAAGTGCAGTTGAACCGGAAGGAAGGAAGGATCGGCACGCTGTCGGCTAAAGATGTGAAGGGAACCATTGAAGTGGCCACACCACCCGAATTTGCGGGTGGGGTTCCGGATAAATGGAGTCCCGAGCACCTGTTCCTGAGTTCCCTGTGCGGATGCCTGATGACCACGTTTCTTGCCATAGCAGAAAAAAAGCATCTGCAGGTCAGTGATTTTGAGTGCAGCAGTATTGGCCAGGTACGGTTGTATGAAGGCCACCTGGAATTCACCATCATCGACCTGTTCCCGAAAATATACGTGGAAACAGAAGCAGATATCCCCGTTGCCAATGAAACGTTGTTAAAGACCTACAAGCATTGCATCATTGCCAATTCGGTAAAGCCATTACTGGTCCATCACGGGGAGGTATTGCTGAGCAAGCAGCAGGTTGCCTGA